CAGCTACGCTGGGAATGGATTCTGGCGGGACTGCTGTTGATGTACCCGGCTGGGTTTTATGTGGGCTGGGTCGATCATGGGATTGCCAGCGTGCTTTACTCGAATCATTTGCCGGAAGGAATGATCACCACCCCAAACGGCGCGGCGAAGATCTCGGGCTGGGGGGACCTCTACGTACCGTTTCCCAACGAGCGGCGATTGCTGGTGCAATACTTCGAGCGCTCTTCGCAGCCGGGCGATAAGTTGCACCTGTCTGAGCCCAGGCCTTGGCTGGGGGATAAGTATTATGTTCTTGGCGAGCGTGGCGACTTGGTCGAACAAACCCGCGAGCAGTTCGTGCAAGGCAGCGACGACGAAGTGTACGGGATGGAGGTCGAGAGCCGGCGAATGCGTTTCCTGCTGGCCCGGGCAGGTGCGAAAATGCTTAGGCGTGAGGAAAAGGGAACGATTTACGCCGTCGAGGTCCCCCCGCGGCGATACCGGCCGGAACTGCTTGGCATGCTGGCAGGGCTGCCAAATCTCGAGCAGATCAACCTGACCGGGTGCGAAGTGACCGACGACGACCTGAAGTGGTTGCCATTGCTGCCGAAACTGGTTGGCATTGGGCTTACTGATACGCCGGTAACGAACCAGGCGATCGAGACGCTGTTGAATCAGCCGCAGTTGCAGTTTATTGAGTATGAGCAATCGAACATAACGCTCGATGCGATTCTCGAATTCGAGCGAAAGCGACCTCTCGACTAACGGCAGGGAGACAGCCTGGGGTGGCCCAGAGATTTATCTCTGGGTCGGCAACGCCGACAAGCGGCTAAGGCAAGAACGTGAACAAGTAGCTAAGTCTCCATCGGATTCCAGCCCAACTCACAAGCCGCTTGTGGCCGATGGCCACCCAGAGATAAATCTCTGGGCCACCCCCATCCAATTCGCTGTGACGAGCCCTTAGGCATCGGCAACAAGCTCGGGGATGGCGGTTCCTTGGCAGATTGCCATCGGGCGGCCGATGGGGGTTTGGAAGTCTTTGTCGATGTTGATTCCCAATGCGTCATGGATGGTGGCGTGGATGTCTTCGACACGAACCGCGTTTTTGGTCTCGGCGGTGATCTTTTGTCCTTCCGGGTCGGTCTCGCCGAGGACCACTCCTTTGCGAATTCCGCCGCCGGCTAAGGCGACGCTGAAACCGTGGGGCCAGTGATCGCGGCCTGCGGCTGGATTGATCTTGGGGGTTCGCCCGAACTCGCCACCGCACAGGACGATGGTATCGTCGAGTCGATCACGCTCCTTCAGGTACTTGATGGTCGCGCTCAGTGCGGCGTCCAGGTTGCCGGCCTTGGCCGATTGAAATTCGTGATTGTTGGCATGCGTGTCCCAGCCATTGAGGGTTACTTGCACGCATCGCACGCCTGTCTCGATCAACTGCGTCGCGCACAGGCAGCCCCGGCCAAACGGCGTATCGCCGAACTGCTGTTTGACCTCTTGGGGAACACCGTCGATGTTGAACGCATCGATCTGGTCCG
This region of Bremerella alba genomic DNA includes:
- a CDS encoding DoxX family protein; translation: MTTISQPETADTLPEAQPMVLGLSRMRYGMLVVAVVAQAATILITWPLWQVREAPVHLPLVDLPQIPFGGWLLATLVLVLIRPRMGLAVHAASLLLAFGFDQYRTQPQVIANAVLMLAAVENVGVVIVRWFLASLWLWAGTHKLLSPDWFSFGSWNMVSSLHVNPEDFQMLFAYGVSLGEVTVGLLAIFRPRWAAIPCALMHVGIVIFLSPLFYDHNESVMPWNLATAVVGSWVMWNAPSIRPQLRWEWILAGLLLMYPAGFYVGWVDHGIASVLYSNHLPEGMITTPNGAAKISGWGDLYVPFPNERRLLVQYFERSSQPGDKLHLSEPRPWLGDKYYVLGERGDLVEQTREQFVQGSDDEVYGMEVESRRMRFLLARAGAKMLRREEKGTIYAVEVPPRRYRPELLGMLAGLPNLEQINLTGCEVTDDDLKWLPLLPKLVGIGLTDTPVTNQAIETLLNQPQLQFIEYEQSNITLDAILEFERKRPLD